The genomic region CCGAGAATGAGCGTCTTCATGGTGCTCCCCCGACTAGCCGAGGATCGCTACCTTCCTCTGGGTGTGCTCGGGCCGCCTGTACTCCGGAAGGAGCATGGGCGACGTGCGCTCCTTCGGTACGCCCTTGCCCTCGAGCTCCGCGTGGAACCGCTTCAGGTGCTCCAGGGTGAGCTTCGGGTGCTTCTTGATGGACGCCGCGCGCTTCGCCGCCGCATCGCCGGCGCGCCGCCCGAAGACGACGACGTCGAGAAGCGAGTTGCCCATCAGACGGTTCCGGCCGTGCATCCCGCCCGCGACCTCGCCGGCCGCGTAGAGGTTCCTGACCGGCGTCTCGCAGGTGACGTCGATCTTGAGACCGCCGTTCTGGTAGTGCTGCGTGGGATACGTGAGAATGGGTTCCTTGCAGAGGTCGATCCCGAACCGGAAGTACTGCCTGTACATCGCCGGGAGCCGCTTCTTCGTCGTTCCGCCGCCGTGGAGCATGTCGATCACCGGGGTGTCGAGCCAGACCGCGGGCTGCCCCGAGGGTGTCACGACGCCCTTCTTGCGCTCCGCGCACTCGCGGATGAACGCCGCGGCCTCGGCGTCGCGGGTCTCCATTTCGTTGACGAACCTGTTGCCCTCGGCGTTGACGACCTGCGCCCCGATGCTCCGCACCTTCTCGGTGACGAGCTGCCCGAGGATCTGCTCGGGGTATGCCGCGCCCGTCGGGTGGTACTGGATGGTGTCCATGAAGACGAGGGGAACACCCGCGCGGTAGCCAAGCACGACGCCGTCCGCCGTCGCGCCGTAGTGGTTCGAGGTCGGGAAGCCCATGATGTGGAGACGGCCGCCCCCGCCGGTCGCGAGGATCGTGGTCTTCGCGCGCGCGACGGAGTACTCCTCGGTCTCCATGTTGTACAGGATGGCGCCGGTCACGGCGTCGCCGTCGGTGAGGAGCTCGTAGGCGGCCGTGAACTCGACCACCGGGACGCGCCGGTTCAGCACCTCGTCCTTGAGGGTCTTCATGATCTCGCCGCCGGTGTAGTCGCGCGCCGCGTGCATCCGCTTGCGCGACGTGCCGCCGCCGTGCTCGGTCGTCATGGTGCCGTCGGGCGCCTTATCGAACATGACTCCCAGGCGCTCGAGCCAGTCGATCACGAGCGGCCCGTCGCCGACGAGCGCGGCCACGAGTTCGGGGTCGTTCTCGTACCCACCTCCGCCCATGACGTCGAGGTAGTGGATCGCGGGGGAGTCGTTCTCCTTGTCGGCGCCCTGGATGCCGCCCTGCGCCATGACGGTGTTGGAGTCGCCGAGCCGGAGCTTGGTGACCATGAGCACGTTCGCGCCCTGCTCCTGTGCCACGAGCGCCGCCGCGGCCCCTGCCCCACCGCCTCCGATGATGAGCACGTCCACGTCGTAGTCCACCTTCGCGATGTCGAGCGCGACGGGGTCGATCCCGCTCCACGCCTCGACGACATCGGCGTACTCCTTCGGCGTCCTCTGGCCCTTCGACGGCCCGACCGCAAGCTCGCGGAAGATCTCCGCGCGGTAGTCGGGGTGGAAGGCCTCAAGGAGCTCCTTCTTCTCCTGCGGCGAGAGGCGGGGAACCTCCTGGTGGAGCCTCGCCTGGCGCGTCGCCTCGACGCGCTTGATCAGTTCGCGCAGTTCGGGGGTGTACACCTCGGTCTCCCTCCTAGGCGGCCTTCTCGATGTCGCGCTTGTTGTAGAGGTCCGTGAGCTGGGCCTTGTCCATCTTCTTGAGCTTCTCGATGTCCCTGGCGCAGGTGCCGTCCTTCACTTCCTTCATCCGCTTCTCGAGGTGCGGCGATTTCGGAGCGATGCAGCGGGAGTAGAGCCGCCGGCAGAGGAGCGCAACGTGGTACTGCACGATCTCCGCCGGGCAGCGCGACGCGCAGAGCCCGCACAGCACGCAGTCGAACGAGAGGTCAGCGGCCTTCGCGATGTCGCCGCGCAGCGCGGCCTGAATGTACTCCATCACCTCGATGTCCTGCGGGCAGACCTTCGTGCACGCGTTGCACGCGAGGCAGCGGAACACCTCGGGGTAGAGCTTGAGGACGGACTCGGCGTTCGGCTTGAGGTCCTCGATGTCGTAGGTCGCCTTGTTGCCCGGGAAGAACGGGATCTCCGCGAGGTACATCCCGTCCTGCACGAGCTCCTGGCAGGCGAGGCCGACCTTGAGCCGGTAGTCGTCCTTCGTCCGGTACACCGTGCCGCAGGCGCCGCAGAACGCGCCCCGGCACCCGCACCCGCGCACGAGCCTGTACCCCGCGTACTCCATCGCCTTCATGATGGTGAGGTTGTTCGGGACCTCGTACTGCCTGCCCATCACGTAGATGGTGACCATCTCGGCCATCGTCGTCTGTCCCCCGTTTCCCCGCGAGGGGCCGCGTTCCTACCGCGCCCTCTTCTTCGCGGCCGATCTCCCGGTCCTCTTCGGAGCCTTCTTCGTGATCTTCCGTGCGGTCTTCTTCGCGGGCTTCTTCGCCGCGCGCTTCGCGGTCTTCTTCGCTGGCGTCTTCACCGCCCGCTTCGCGGACTTCTTCGACGCGGGCTTCTTCCCCGTCGTCCCCGCGGCTGCCTTCGCCGCCAGGCCGGTCGGGCGCGGCCCGCCCACGCGCTCCGCGATCGGCCCGTACTCGAGCGGGCCGAGCGCCCTCACGGCGTCCACGAACCCGTTCATCACGCCGACGAGCTTCTCGCCCTCCGCGGCGGAGATCCACTCGAGCCTCAGGCGCTCGGGCTCGATCCCCATCTGCTCGAGGAGCGGCTTGAGAAGCGCGACGCGACGCATGGTCTTGTAGTTGCCGTCCTGGTAGTGGCAGTCGTTCGGATGACAGCCGCCGATGAGCACGCCGTCCGCACCCTCGCGGAACGCCCACAGGACGTGCTGGGGATCGACACGGCCGCTGCAGTTGACGCGCACGACGACGCCGTTCGGCGGGTACTGCTTGCGCGAGGTCCCCGCGAGGTCCGCGCCTGCGTACGTGCACCACCTGCAGAAGAAGCAGACGATCCTCGGTTCGAACATGTCAATCCTCCAGCGCGGCCGAGACCATGTTGTAGATCTGGTCGTCCGTGAGGTTCCTCTGCTGCGCCGAGCCCGACGGGCACGCGGCGATGCACGCGCCGCAGCCCTCGCAGATGGCCTCCTGGATGCGCGCGACCTTCTTCTCCTCGTCGAACTCGGCCGCGTTGTACGGGCACACCGACACGCAGATCCTGCAGCCGGCGCAGAGGTCCTCGTCGATGCACGCGATGGCCGGCTCGCGGTGGTACACCTCCTCCGCGAAGAGCGCGGCGACCTTGCTCGCGGCGCCCGAGGCCTGCGCGACCGCCTCGGGGATGTCCTTCGGCCCCTGTGCGGCGCCGGCGAGGTAGAACCCGGGCGCGAGGCTCTCGACGGGACGGAGCTTCGGGTGCGCCTCGGACAGGAAGCCCCACTCGTCGGCGTGGATCTTGAGCTTGTTCGCGAGCTCCTGCGCCGCCGCGCTCGGCACCATCGCAAGTCCCATCACGGCGAGGTCCGCGGCGATCTCGACCTTCTTGCCGGTGAGCGTGTCCACGCCCCACACGACGACCTTGCCGTCCTCCTCGAAGATCTTCGAGACCTTGCCGCGGACGTAGAGGACGTCGTCCTCCTCGCTCGCCCGCTGGTAGAACTCCTCGTAGCCCTTCCCGCCGGTGCGGACGTCCATGTAGAAGAGGTAGGCCTGCCCGTCGTGGAC from Candidatus Effluviviaceae Genus I sp. harbors:
- a CDS encoding FAD-binding protein, with translation MYTPELRELIKRVEATRQARLHQEVPRLSPQEKKELLEAFHPDYRAEIFRELAVGPSKGQRTPKEYADVVEAWSGIDPVALDIAKVDYDVDVLIIGGGGAGAAAALVAQEQGANVLMVTKLRLGDSNTVMAQGGIQGADKENDSPAIHYLDVMGGGGYENDPELVAALVGDGPLVIDWLERLGVMFDKAPDGTMTTEHGGGTSRKRMHAARDYTGGEIMKTLKDEVLNRRVPVVEFTAAYELLTDGDAVTGAILYNMETEEYSVARAKTTILATGGGGRLHIMGFPTSNHYGATADGVVLGYRAGVPLVFMDTIQYHPTGAAYPEQILGQLVTEKVRSIGAQVVNAEGNRFVNEMETRDAEAAAFIRECAERKKGVVTPSGQPAVWLDTPVIDMLHGGGTTKKRLPAMYRQYFRFGIDLCKEPILTYPTQHYQNGGLKIDVTCETPVRNLYAAGEVAGGMHGRNRLMGNSLLDVVVFGRRAGDAAAKRAASIKKHPKLTLEHLKRFHAELEGKGVPKERTSPMLLPEYRRPEHTQRKVAILG
- a CDS encoding 4Fe-4S dicluster domain-containing protein, which translates into the protein MAEMVTIYVMGRQYEVPNNLTIMKAMEYAGYRLVRGCGCRGAFCGACGTVYRTKDDYRLKVGLACQELVQDGMYLAEIPFFPGNKATYDIEDLKPNAESVLKLYPEVFRCLACNACTKVCPQDIEVMEYIQAALRGDIAKAADLSFDCVLCGLCASRCPAEIVQYHVALLCRRLYSRCIAPKSPHLEKRMKEVKDGTCARDIEKLKKMDKAQLTDLYNKRDIEKAA